ATACTTAGTATTATATCTTAATTTGATATTACTCATGCATGTCACAAATATtagccaaaatttatttttatcccGCAAACGTCCTGCTATTAATTAAATATGCAAACGAATTGCGACTTAAATTCCAATAATCTTATATGAGTATATAAATGATAAATGGGCacgtagttttttttttgtacatacCTATTTTCAGTTGACTATTTTGTCAACCTTGTTACCAAAATTGTTTGcaatttttaaaccataaagaaaCTCGGTTTGCGAACAAAGTTCCCTTGTTAAAACCATAAATAATCTTGGTTAATTAATTTTTTGGATTGGGTTATGATCAGATATTGGACTATATGACATATCTGTATTACCCACGCAACCATAAGAAATTTGGTCACGGGAAAATGATACCGGGATTTGTTGTGGACTCAGAAGGACTTGAGCACCATATTAATGTCATTTATTTTGTCTATATAGATGGACCCAATTCGACCAGAATTCGAACTTTCGGACTTAGCAGGACTTGAGTACCATCGTTGGGTAGCTGATGTGGAAACTACCTTTGTGGCAAAGGACTTCACCTCCACTATCAAACCATCTACCGACGCTGCTCCGCCAACTGAAAAAGACAAAAATCATGCTCTGATGTTCCTCAAGAGGCACATCGATCCTAACATACGTTGGGGTTATCATAACTTGAAAACAACAAAAGAGCTATGGGATGCTCTAGATAGCCGTTTTGGGAACATTCATGATTCCTTAATACCACAATTGAACGTCCTGTGAAACGAAATCTGCTTTCTCGATTATGTAAAAGTGAATGATTTCCAAAAATACATGCTGCAAATTCAGGCATGTATGGACTTCTGTGGAAAGAAACTTACTGATGAGGAAATGATTTAGAAAACCCTATCGACCTTTCCCACCTCGTCCATGATACTAGCGAACCAGTTTCGTTTGTAGGCTGATAACAAGAGAATCACCACATTCAGTAGGTTGATAAACTTATTGCAAGTGTCCAAAAGACACAATGAGATTCTTGTCAATAACAATGCCAGAGCTGTCGGGAAAAAGAAAGTTCCCAGAGCTAACCATGGCAAGGTCAATAAGGGAAAGGGCCCCAAAGGAAAAAGGGCTCGACATTCTGATTCACATCCCCATGATCCATACCCACGTGGAGATAACACCTCTCGTGGAAGAGGACGTAAGGGACATAATCGAGGTCGAGGACGTAACGATCACTCTAATGTTTGGCATAGAGAAGGAACTTCTGGCCATAGTGGTGGTGATCCTAAGTTCGAGAAAACACCCAAATATTCCACTAACAAAAGGACCGCAGATGAAAGTGCGCCTTGTTTTAGGTGTGGATCTACCAGAAATTGGTATAAGCATTGCAAGGCTAGTTCCAATATAGCTTCGAGCTACAAAAAGTACCGGGAAACTCTCCAACAAGAGGCTAACTATGTGGAAGAAAATGATGTAGCCCCTGACGTCAACCTGACAATCTTAGACTTCCTGGGCAATGAGGACTTTTCCAAACAATGGATGTTCCTGATTTTGCTTGGGCCTAAGAATTTAGTTTCTTGTTTTATAGCTTGCTAGACTCTCTCTTTTTATGTTATCTTAGACTATCGTTTGTTTCATGGTTTAAGTAGGTGTTGTTGTTTCTAAACATGTTTTTACCATCTTTATGTCATGTGTATGAATTATCTATAAGTACTTATTTTCTATTATGTTCTATAGAATTTTACTTTTTTATGATAATATATTGTTTAGCATATCAATTAGAATGGAAATGACGTCATTCTAGTAGAACAAGATTCTCTAAAGAAAGTGAGATAAATTGTTCGTTTTTTTTGTTTGTAGCATTCCTTCCTAATGTACTTATAGGAATGTCTCCAGGAGAAATTGAATGTTTAGTTGATAGTGAAACCACCCACATTATCCTAAGAAATAGACAATTATTTGTCGATTTTACTCCTTATAATACAtgtgtgactacgatgattggatcatcgcaAGTAATAATTGGGCGAGGTACTGTTGAATTGCCAAACAACACAATGATTAAAGTCACTATATGCACCAAGAGCTCACCGCACTTTGTTAAGTTTCAAGGATATCCGTGCAAATAGTTATCACTTGGAAACTCATTGTGAAAATGGAATTGAGTATATATATGTGACCTCTAGTGAATGCAAAAGGAAGCacatcttagagaaactaatgagtcactcTAGTAGATTGTATATCACCACTATTAGGATTATTGAATCCCATGTGGTTTCCAAAGATGAACTATTGGCCAGTCACTTATATAAGCTTTGGCACGATCGACTAGGTCACCCAGGTCGTGATATGATGATCCGCGTTTTGAAGAACTCACACGGACATCCTTTCTTtagaatgaaaaataaaatgggaCAAAAGATGTTACAATGCAGTGTAACAATGTGCATTCTAAAGTAAATGATGCACATTTTATGCATTCTAAAGTAATTGAAGTGCACCCCCTATCCCATTATTTTTCGCTGTCCTTATCGAAGGCACATCGCTCATTCTGCAAAGCTTGTTCTTTAAcaaaaacaggatcgagaccatcctatgctaaagataccaaacaattttgcaaagaatacaaggtgatatttttggacctatacatccagaatgtggaccattcaggtattttatggttctggtCGATGCTTCGACCCGTTGGCCACACGTTGCATTGTTGTCCACAAGAAATGCTGCATTTTCAAAGCTCCTAGCACAAATTATATGACTAAGCGCTCACCACCCTGATcatccaatcaagtctatcagactTGATAACGCAGGAtaatttacatctaaaggatttgatgatttcTGTATGTCTAAAGGAATTTACGTAGAGCATCCTGTATCCCATGTACACACCCAAAATAGTCTCGCAGAagctaccatcaaaaggttacagatgatagCTAGGTAATTGGTTATGCATTCCAACCTGCCTATTACTGCCTGGGGTACGCCATATTGCATGCAACATTACTTATTCACTTTAGACCCACTACTAGCCAACCATTTTCTACGTAACAGTTGGTAACCGGATATGATCCTGACATTTCACATTTACGCATATTTGGTTGTGCCGTATACATGCCTATTACACCCCCACAACGTACTAAGATGGGTCCACAAAGACGAGTAGGTATTTATGTTGGATACGaatccccaacaattatccgctacTTAGAACCTTTGACATGCGATCTCTTTACTGCTATATTTGCGGATTATCAATTTGATGAGGCAATCTTCCCGATATTCGGGGGAGGTATGGAAAAGGACTTCCAAAGGGAACAACAGAAATTGTAGTGGCGTGTTCCCACGTTGTCTCATCTTAATCCCCGCACTCCACAATGTGAAGGTAAAGTGAAAAGAACTATTGATCTTCAATATGTAGAAAATtcaatgcctgatgcatttactgatatagctaaagtgacgagatcacatataccagctgcaaacgtTCCTGCAAGGTTGGAAATTCCCTACAAGGGAAAAGGTACCATAGATATAGGTACCAAGGctgcacttggtggaagtgtagctgaGGCCGTGGCCCGCAAAAGGAAGAGGGGGAGCCCACTTGGTTCGATTGACACTCAGCCAAGGAAGAAAAGAGCGAGTAAGGAACAAACCGATCCATATATCATCAATACTGACAATCCATCTCATGAGATTATCTCTGATTAcagttatgtccatgaatcattACTGGGGGATGACCCGAATTTTAAATTGATTccagagaaccaagaaatatcTATGGATTGTGAAAGTGCATACGTGTTGATGGAAAGATCATCCACGCATATTGATGATATATTCGCATATACTGTTGCTCGAGAGATTATAGAGCACGATGATATCGAACCACACTCTATTTCAGAATGCGAAAAGAGAGAAGATTGGCCTCAATGGAGAGATGCAATCCGTGCTGAACTAGATTCACTGGAAAAAAGACAGGTATTTGGTGCGGTAGTGCTAACCCCACCAGGTGTAAAGCCTATaggacataaatgggtatttgtTAGAAAGCGTAATGAGAAGAACAAAGTCTTGAGACATAAGGCTCGCTTTGTAgcgcaaggtttctcacaacACCCTGAGATTGATTACAAAGAAACATACTCGTCTGTAATGGACGTCCTAACGTTACGTTACTTAGTCAGCTTAGTAGtttcagaaggacttgaaatgAAACTTATGGACGTGGTTACCGCATATTTCTATGGGgatattgatacagagatattcaTGAAAGTTCCAGATGGACTTCCATTGcccaaatcaagtaactctaaaccacagaATGCGTTTGCAATTCGGTTGAAACGCTTACTTTACGGATTAAAGCAATCCGgcagatgtggtatacccgtctaagtgattatttgattgtGAAGGGATATATACAAATAATAAATTGTTCCCCTGCGTGTTTATAAATATAGTAGGTACTCTTGATGAACTAAAAGAAACcgcaagctatttgaaatccgaatttgagatgaaatatATTGGGAAAACTCGAACGTCTAGGGCTTgaactagaacatcgagcttgtggaatattaatccaccagtctgcatatgttcataagatactcaggcaatttaatatggacaaagtgcaccctgatagcactcccatggttGGTCGAAATTTAGATGTACATACAGATCCATTTCGCCCAAAGGAAGATGTCGAAGATGTATTGGGAGCTAAAGATCCCCATCTAAGTACAAtaggcgcattattgtacttaccACAATGTACTCGACCAGATATCTCATACTCGGTGaatttgttagctagatatagctcagtgatagacgcatttatgtgtctaatataactcaattgtatatagtgttagtgctcgattttgtacttatttggttattttatttatttgtaggtgtttttagaagaataaagttttgcggcgaaattggatgaaaatgtggcgtttggacctccgttgattgATTatcggaagcaccccagaaataccccggaggaaccccgaaaaagtgcggaaaatttcccagaaaaatcactatacggaccctcgattttggataaggggtaacctaattactaagggttgacctatttccaggcagctgctaaagggagaacaacacaggataggggaggtcaccttcttcacgtttcaaattggaaattttggcgggaaaatactCTTCACTTTTGcagattttagaatcaaattttagaagagttttagagagattaaacactggaaatcgattgggcTTGACTTGATATAGCATAAaaagtttactagaagcaattggatcgatcgatatgggctggaatggccgaaaATAGGGAACAGAGTTAAAAGAGGAAACACGGTTCTATGGGTTCGTATTTGGTTATTaaaagagattaaaggcaagtaaaCCATACAAACGGTATAtattatatctaaggaagagtttggtaccattgggagagctcagaaacgcgtaaaacaatttctggaaggatTTTTTGTCGTGActgccaaagaaggaaagaggaGATTTCGAAGTGATTTGGGAGATATTTAATcgtcctgtggtgtataaataggagGATTAGGGTCCATATAAGGTTTTCGAGGATTTTGGTAGAGATTGGAGAGCTACAGAAGCTAGAGAATTGATCGACAGTTCTCCGTTTTCTGCTGCTGtaacctgctgctgctgttgaagaacaagtgttgcaaataagaacaacgtctcaaatttgcaACACTGCTACAGTTTTCCCTCTGTAACAGTACAATATATCACAGAGCTTCAGTTCCGTCACCAATTCTTTCTTTGTAACGGAGTAACAGCAGCTTCCCAACAGGAActgttgttgcgatttttctgttgcattgtttacttcctttaatcaacttttggaggtttaaacatgtattttgagcaagtgattaatatgaggagctaatccccttagccaaggcaacggaggaagccattgtttcatgaaaattggtataattctattttatctatttattgcaattattttataaGATTATTTGCATAAAACTTCAAagaataattgatttttattgacttgttgtgaattgttttgatggagcatgctt
This genomic stretch from Papaver somniferum cultivar HN1 chromosome 5, ASM357369v1, whole genome shotgun sequence harbors:
- the LOC113277165 gene encoding uncharacterized protein LOC113277165 → MDPIRPEFELSDLAGLEYHRWVADVETTFVAKDFTSTIKPSTDAAPPTEKDKNHALMFLKRHIDPNIRWGYHNLKTTKELWDALDSRFGNIHDSLIPQLNADNKRITTFSRLINLLQVSKRHNEILVNNNARAVGKKKVPRANHGKVNKGKGPKGKRARHSDSHPHDPYPRGDNTSRGRGRKGHNRGRGRNDHSNVWHREGTSGHSGGDPKFEKTPKYSTNKRTADESAPCFRCGSTRNWYKHCKASSNIASSYKKYRETLQQEANYVEENDVAPDVNLTILDFLGNEDFSKQWMFLILLGPKNLVSCFIAC